A single window of Trueperaceae bacterium DNA harbors:
- a CDS encoding cobalamin B12-binding domain-containing protein has translation MPERRIRVLIAKPGLDGHDRGAKVIARALRDAGMEVIYTGLRQTSEMIVNAAVQEDVDAVGLSVLSGAHMHYFREVVDGLREQGAQDVLVFGGGIVPDQDLVELRDMGVGRIFTPGTSTAEVVEYVREATAERERVDSSS, from the coding sequence TTCTGATCGCAAAGCCGGGACTGGACGGGCACGATCGTGGCGCCAAGGTGATAGCCAGGGCGTTGCGTGACGCGGGGATGGAAGTCATCTACACCGGTCTCCGGCAAACGAGCGAGATGATCGTCAACGCTGCCGTCCAGGAGGACGTGGACGCCGTGGGCCTGTCGGTCCTCTCCGGCGCCCACATGCACTACTTCCGGGAAGTGGTCGACGGCCTCAGGGAGCAGGGGGCGCAGGACGTACTCGTCTTCGGCGGAGGGATCGTGCCTGACCAGGACCTGGTCGAACTCCGCGACATGGGGGTGGGGCGGATCTTCACTCCTGGAACCAGTACCGCCGAGGTGGTCGAGTACGTCCGCGAAGCAACGGCCGAGCGCGAGCGGGTGGACAGCTCCAGCTGA